ACAATGAGAACCCCAACGAGTCGACCTCGGCCAATCCAAATAACCTCCTCGCCAACGCCCAGCGAAACCTGGCGGGCGAGGTGTATGCCGGGACCAACATGATGCGTCGCTCCAACGTGTGGGCGCAGTACACTACCCAAAACTTTTATCCGTCGGAAAGCCGCTACTCCCCTGTAGACTACCCGTTTGGCGACTTCTACACCCGTCTGACGGACCTCGAAACCGCCAAGCAGATTGCGAAGGAGCGGCCGGGCACGGTCCAAAACCAGGGCAACTTCCAAGCGGTCGCCACGATCATGCAAGCGTGGGGGTTCCAGATCTTGACCGACGCCTACGGAGACATTCCGTTCGGAGAGGCTCTCCAGCAGCGTGAGAATCAGTCCCCCGCCTACACGGCTCAATCAGAGATCTACCCGGCACTCGTGGATAGCCTAAACACGGCGCTGGAGCAGATCAGCACGGGTGCGGCTGGGCCATCCGGAGACCTGATAAACGGGGGAAGTATGGCGATGTGGCAGAAGTTTGCAAACGGCCTAAAAATGCGGATCGCCCTGAGAGGCTACGAGCTTGAGGCAGACTGGGGGGAGCTTGGGGGGCCGGGCACCATTATTTCAAACGCTGTGGACCCGAACGTGAACGGGGAACCGCTCACCAGAAACGCCGACAACGTGTACTTCCAGTTTGGCACGAGTGCGGTCCACCGAAATGACTACTACGAGAACCGAGAGGTCGACTTTCGAGACGACTTTGACGGGTCGGCCCGGTTCATTGACTTTATGGAAACGAAGTATGGCGCGGCCGATCCGCGCCTGGATGCCTACTTCGAGCAGACGTCCAGCTCCGGGCGTCCCTGCGAAGATGGAAGTGGCGAGTACGAAGGATTTCCCTTCGCTCTCGAGCAAGGCGATGCGCAGGGACTGTATGGTGCGAATCCGACCTGTGGGTTCTCCCGGCCGGAGGCCTGGTTCCCGAACGGGCCTAGCGGAAACGGCGATGCGTTTGCCCCACTGATGTACTACGACGAAGTGCTCCTGACGAGAGCATGGGCCGCCAATGAGGGCCTCATCAGCGGCGACGCAAACAGCCTAATTGGAGAAGCAATCGAGGCGTCCGTCGACTTTTACGGAAATCAGACCGATGCCGACATCTCGGGCTCTAGCAGTTCGACACAGAGCTACATCTCTCAGGTGCAGAGCGACTTCGGGTCGGACCCCGAGCAGGTGATCGGGGAGCAGCGCTACATTTCCTTCTACATGCACAACATTCAGGGCTGGTCGACCTGGCGACGGTTTGACTTCGAGGGCGTGCTTGGCGCCCCCGAAGGCGGTGTGGCCGGTGGGTTCGACTCCTACGCCCCGCTGCGGGTGCCATACCCGGCCTCCGAGGCCAACCTGAATGGCGAGAACTACACCGATGCAGCCAACAAGTGTAGTGGAGACTTCCAGGGGTCGTCTGGCTCCGAGAGTGGTGCGCAGAACGAGGACGAAGACTGCCGGGTTGCCTGGGACGTAGACGGTCCCCCCTCGGGTAACGCATACAGTGCTGACTAATTGAGGCCCGTCAGCCATTCGTCCCTCCGGGATTGCCTCCGGGGGGACGCTTTTGAACGGTTCTGCTCTACCGCTTACATCACGAGACACTTCGAAATGGTTACGGTACTTATGAGACATCGATATCAAACACTTCTTCTTCTGTTTGCAGGTGCTGCACTGGCGCTTGCGGGCTGCGACCAGAGCTCGCAGAAGGCGAGCCCGGAGTACCCAAATCGATACATTATCACTCAGAACAACTCGGCCTCCGGGGACGCGGCCACTGGGTCACTCTCCGACGCAAACGCAGTGAACGTGCCCGACACGGTGGACTACTACATGCAGGGGTACACCGTCAATAAAGACTACACCTGGACCGTGAACGAGTCCTCGGACCTTCCCACCGCGGCAAGCTCCAATCAGACCTACGAGTGGCAGAGCCGTGGAGGAGAATTTATCACGGTGGTGTATGGACCAGGCGATCCCCTCGCGACCACGTCGGGCATGAGTGCAAGCACCAACTCGATTCAGGTA
This window of the Salinibacter grassmerensis genome carries:
- a CDS encoding SusD/RagB family nutrient-binding outer membrane lipoprotein, encoding MRHHATLTLLLAGGLSLLLALGGCDNLTSYNENPNESTSANPNNLLANAQRNLAGEVYAGTNMMRRSNVWAQYTTQNFYPSESRYSPVDYPFGDFYTRLTDLETAKQIAKERPGTVQNQGNFQAVATIMQAWGFQILTDAYGDIPFGEALQQRENQSPAYTAQSEIYPALVDSLNTALEQISTGAAGPSGDLINGGSMAMWQKFANGLKMRIALRGYELEADWGELGGPGTIISNAVDPNVNGEPLTRNADNVYFQFGTSAVHRNDYYENREVDFRDDFDGSARFIDFMETKYGAADPRLDAYFEQTSSSGRPCEDGSGEYEGFPFALEQGDAQGLYGANPTCGFSRPEAWFPNGPSGNGDAFAPLMYYDEVLLTRAWAANEGLISGDANSLIGEAIEASVDFYGNQTDADISGSSSSTQSYISQVQSDFGSDPEQVIGEQRYISFYMHNIQGWSTWRRFDFEGVLGAPEGGVAGGFDSYAPLRVPYPASEANLNGENYTDAANKCSGDFQGSSGSESGAQNEDEDCRVAWDVDGPPSGNAYSAD